From the genome of Aspergillus chevalieri M1 DNA, chromosome 8, nearly complete sequence, one region includes:
- a CDS encoding MFS transporter (COG:G;~EggNog:ENOG410QE24;~InterPro:IPR020846,IPR011701,IPR036259;~PFAM:PF07690;~TransMembrane:13 (o98-117i129-150o156-179i191-215o221-239i259-278o290-308i329-352o364-385i392-411o417-443i455-477o497-522i);~go_function: GO:0022857 - transmembrane transporter activity [Evidence IEA];~go_process: GO:0055085 - transmembrane transport [Evidence IEA]) — protein sequence MNSIPMANAESDIDRDGHHPDNEVGLRHRDENLEPAVDDEQKIATTSAYAADKMSITHECVFIATICTAQFTTQVGLTQTLGILHQIGDSFGITNPGVLSWFIAGYSLTSGTFILIAGRLGDLFGHKRVFFIGMLWFALWTMVAGLSVYSNQYLFIFARVFQGLGPAAVLPNGLALLGISYRPGARKNMAFALFGACAPGGGVFGLVFSGLFTLAWWPWAFWSYAITLVLLAALSALVIPAQSRSRDQDKPLREKLQMLDIPGAVTGVAALVLFNFAWNQAPAYGWQQPYIYVALILGVLFAVSFFFIETRWSKTPLVPFQVFTGDITFVVVCVACGWACFGIWIFYVTQFIEVLRGGSPLLNAAYICPVAVSGAFASVTTGFLLQRIRAAWVVAFSLMCFMVGTILVATAPVHQTYWAQLFVCMLIIPWSMDTSFPAATVIFSNAVKKEHQGMGGALIGTIVNYSISLGLGFAGTIEVHVNHGGTTPADILQGYRGAWYFGIGLTGIGIVLSLIFVVKVYWHDVKERRSLEARH from the coding sequence ATGAACAGCATACCCATGGCGAATGCGGAATCCGACATCGATAGAGACGGGCATCATCCCGATAATGAGGTTGGACTCCGGCATCGTGATGAAAATCTAGAGCCTGCAGTCGACGATGAGCAAAAGATAGCCACGACCTCCGCATACGCGGCTGACAAGATGTCAATTACCCATGAATGCGTCTTCATCGCAACGATATGCACGGCTCAATTCACGACACAAGTAGGCTTAACGCAAACACTTGGCATCCTGCATCAGATCGGCGACAGCTTCGGTATCACGAACCCAGGTGTACTTTCTTGGTTTATTGCTGGCTATAGCTTGACCTCGGGGACCTTTATTCTCATTGCCGGCCGACTGGGGGATCTCTTTGGTCACAAGAGGGTTTTTTTCATCGGCATGCTGTGGTTCGCTCTCTGGACTATGGTTGCGGGGCTCAGCGTCTATTCTAATCAGTACCTGTTTATATTCGCCAGAGTGTTTCAGGGACTGGGCCCTGCTGCTGTACTACCCAACGGGCTTGCGCTGCTAGGGATTTCCTATCGCCCGGGAGCGAGGAAAAACATGGCATTTGCGTTATTCGGTGCCTGTGCTCCAGGTGGTGGCGTGTTTGGTCTAGTATTCTCCGGTCTGTTTACACTAGCTTGGTGGCCGTGGGCATTCTGGAGCTACGCCATCACGCTGGTGCTACTTGCTGCCCTCAGTGCCCTAGTCATCCCAGCACAAAGCCGCTCTCGCGACCAAGACAAGCCGCTTAGAGAAAAGCTCCAAATGCTCGACATCCCCGGAGCCGTCACCGGCGTCGCAGCGCTGGTGCTGTTCAATTTTGCATGGAACCAAGCTCCAGCATACGGCTGGCAGCAACCGTATATCTATGTCGCTCTAATACTCGGTGTTCTTTTCGCGGTTtcgttcttcttcatcgagaCTCGCTGGTCCAAGACGCCGCTTGTACCCTTCCAGGTCTTTACTGGTGATATCACTTTTGTTGTGGTCTGCGTCGCCTGTGGCTGGGCCTGCTTCGGTATCTGGATCTTCTACGTGACGCAGTTCATCGAGGTTCTGAGGGGTGGTTCGCCGTTGCTCAACGCCGCGTACATCTGCCCTGTCGCCGTCTCGGGCGCGTTCGCGTCCGTGACTACGGGCTTTCTGCTGCAGCGCATACGCGCCGCGTGGGTCGTGGCATTCTCGCTCATGTGTTTCATGGTGGGGACTATCCTTGTGGCGACGGCGCCGGTGCATCAAACGTACTGGGCCCAGTTGTTTGTGTGCATGCTGATTATCCCGTGGAGTATGGACACGTCGTTTCCGGCGGCAACGGTTATTTTCTCCAACGCTGTTAAGAAGGAGCATCAGGGGATGGGCGGGGCCTTGATTGGCACGATCGTCAATTATAGTATCTCGCTTGGGTTGGGATTTGCGGGCACGATCGAGGTGCATGTCAACCATGGTGGCACGACCCCAGCTGATATTCTGCAAGGGTATCGTGGCGCTTGGTATTTTGGTATCGGGTTGACTGGGATAGGCATTGTCTTGAGTCTGATCTTTGTCGTGAAGGTGTATTGGCATGACGTCAAGGAACGACGGAGCCTAGAAGCGAGACATTAG
- a CDS encoding putative phenol hydroxylase (COG:C,H;~EggNog:ENOG410PG2K;~InterPro:IPR036188,IPR002938,IPR036249,IPR038220, IPR012941;~PFAM:PF07976;~SMCOG1050:monooxygenase FAD-binding;~antiSMASH:Cluster_8.1;~go_function: GO:0071949 - FAD binding [Evidence IEA]): MVSNERQVDVLIIGAGPMGLMTALWMAELGVDTCIIDDKGTRALNGRADGFHVRTAEIWDSFGIHGVLQKFGVRFDEWCLWAPGDDGRLSRQQRQSMMGLDISRMSTCTMHQGNTEATLIDAIRQRSGPEVERGVVPSSMELDESLVDDPEAYPVKLQLRHQRREDLAVWRTNSHSIRPGGVIQEETGKIQGVISSSFATKNDTIPSVSSEEGSTTTIQAKYVVGSDGAHSWVRRQLGFPMEGTSTDAIWGVIDAVFITDFPDFRKHCTILTRHGSILSVPREDGMTRLYVQLPASFSNASVTDSTMGTQIVAVARKSLFPHTLTYSYCDWWTIYRVGQRVATSFAHQNRIFLGGDAVHTHTPKCGQGMNVSMQDAFNLGWKLAGVIKGQLHRSVLQTYQSERRPVAQDLINIDTSLASVLASETMSDPVGVGQVYGRLRNYASGADICYPASALVASGTRAKQHLASRLKLGMRFPSHPVINHSSAVPIESQSLLQSDGRWRVLVFAGDVTNPTQLERVNRLGAFISQLMTQFRSIHQGQPFVENLIFYYNRLDQVEVGDFHHTFFPLDPSRGYNYNLIFADPPASLSRGRPESAHVQYGISSGRGCMVAIRPDQCVGWIGDLEDEQELQRYFAGFMRELLFDIVTVIETCEVIQLAACLLPAS, encoded by the exons ATGGTTTCAAATGAAAGACAGGTCGATGTGCTGATTATTGGTGCTGGCCCAATGGG GCTAATGACTGCCTTATGGATGGCAGAGCTAGGAGTCGACACATGCATCATCGATGATAAAGGAACGAGAGCCCTCAATGGTCGTGCCGATGGGTTCCATGTGCGCACGGCAGAGATCTGGGACAGTTTCGGCATCCATGGAGTCCTGCAGAAGTTTGGAGTCCGATTTGATGAGTGGTGTCTTTGG GCGCCAGGAGATGATGGCCGACTGTCGAGACAACAGAGGCAGAGTATGATGGGGTTAGATATCTCGAG AATGAGCACCTGCACCATGCATCAAGGCAACACGGAGGCCACTTTGATCGATGCGATTCGACAACGATCTGGTCCGGAGGTCGAACGAGGCGTAGTGCCCAGTTCTATGGAGCTCGATGAGAGTCTCGTGGACGATCCTGAGGCATACCCAGTGAAGCTCCAACTGCGACACCAACGCAGAGAAGATTTGGCTGTGTGGCGGACCAATTCACATAGTATTCGCCCAGGCGGCGTGATCCAGGAAGAAACGGGCAAGATCCAGGGGGTtatctcttcctcctttgcAACCAAGAACGACACTATCCCCTCGGTCAGCAGCGAGGAGGGAAGTACGACCACCATCCAAGCCAAATATGTGGTTGGCAGTGACGGCGCCCATAGTTGGGTACGCCGCCAGTTGGGCTTCCCAATGGAAGGCACCTCCACCGATGCCATCTGGGGAGTCATTGATGCCGTGTTCATCACCGATTTTCCAGA CTTTCGGAAACACTGCACGATCCTCACCCGGCACGGAAGCATTCTGAGCGTGCCACGCGAGGACGGCATGACTCGGTTATATGTGCAACTTCCCGCGTCATTTTCCAATGCATCGGTTACGGACTCTACAATGGGGACGCAAATTGTTGCCGTCGCCCGCAAGAGCCTCTTTCCTCATACTCTGACGTATTCCTACTGCGACTGGTGGACCATTTACCGTGTGGGCCAACGAGTCGCAACCAGCTTTGCACACCAGAACCGCATCTTCCTCGGTGGCGATGCGGTGCATACCCATACTCCCAAGTGTGGCCAAGGCATGAATGTCTCTATGCAAGATGCCTTCAACCTGGGGTGGAAGCTGGCCGGGGTGATCAAGGGCCAACTTCACCGCAGCGTTCTTCAGACATACCAATCCGAACGCCGGCCCGTCGCTCAGGATCTCATCAACATCGATACCAGTCTCGCTAGCGTCCTGGCCAGTGAGACCATGTCCGACCCCGTGGGGGTTGGGCAGGTGTACGGGCGACTCCGGAATTACGCGAGCGGCGCGGACATTTGCTATCCTGCCAGTGCTCTGGTGGCAAGCGGCACGAGGGCGAAACAGCATTTGGCCAGCCGTCTGAAACTAGGGATGCGATTTCCCAGTCACCCAGTCATCAATCACTCCAGTGCCGTTCCCATCGAGAGCCAATCTCTCCTCCAAAGTGACGGCCGCTGGCGAGTCTTGGTCTTCGCTGGTGATGTGACGAACCCGAcccaactggagcgtgtgaATCGGTTGGGCGCATTTATCAGTCAATTGATGACTCAATTCCGGTCGATTCACCAAGGTCAGCCTTTTGTAGAAAACTTGATCTTCTACTACAATCGACTAGACCAGGTGGAGGTCGGCGACTTCCATCACACCTTCTTCCCCTTGGACCCCTCCCGGGGATATAACTACAACTTGATCTTCGCTGATCCACCCGCCTCGCTATCTCGAGGCCGTCCGGAGTCTGCGCATGTGCAGTATGGCATCAGTAGCGGCAGGGGGTGTATGGTGGCGATACGACCCGATCAATGTGTGGGCTGGATTGGGGATCTAGAGGATGAACAGGAGTTGCAAAGGTACTTTGCTGGGTTTATGCGAGAG CTACTTTTCGACATAGTAACAGTCATCGAGACCTGCGAGGTCATCCAGCTTGCCGCCTGTCTTCTACCCGCGTCGTAG
- a CDS encoding uncharacterized protein (COG:O;~EggNog:ENOG410PI0U;~InterPro:IPR036188;~PFAM:PF13450;~antiSMASH:Cluster_8.1), producing MASAYSLKESSYDASDIIKRDVCVIGGGATGAYAAVRLGDLGQSVVLVEKKDALGGHTEAYTSPATGEVIDYGVENFQNTTLLRDFFGRFGVNLVAYASDAKSTQYADFSTGTVHRDFSPPTSNFTEYLNQLEKYPYLPYSWELPDPVPEDLLLPFGEFITKYSLENIAYLVGMWGAGNGNILNQTTIYVLKTINKDYISGIQGTDVMADDNHAIYAAMEKHLGSNALLSSTVVAASRPANGSEMKLTISMPSGDKLIVAKKLLVTMPQTPSNMVPLSLDTTERAVFDQFGYNALYVGLVNNTGLGAFVDTMGVNFSNPYNLPGPAGLIYLQSTSAEGVFRIWYNAETDVSEDTVKAESLAAIKRLTGETADFLVFGNHTPYQLSVSGDAIRKGFYNSLNALQGHRNTWYTGAAFLAHHTASLWNYTETLLPDMLAA from the coding sequence ATGGCATCCGCCTACAGCCTGAAAGAATCCAGCTACGACGCAAGCGACATCATTAAACGCGACGTCTGTGTCATCGGAGGCGGTGCGACTGGAGCATATGCGGCGGTCCGTCTCGGTGACTTGGGCCAGAGCGTGGTTCTGGTGGAGAAAAAGGACGCGCTTGGGGGCCATACGGAGGCATACACGTCCCCGGCAACCGGCGAGGTCATTGACTACGGGGTTGAGAACTTCCAGAACACCACGCTCCTTCGTGACTTCTTCGGCCGCTTCGGAGTCAATCTGGTAGCGTACGCCTCCGATGCAAAGAGCACCCAATATGCCGACTTTTCGACGGGCACCGTTCACAGAGACTTTTCTCCACCCACATCCAACTTCACCGAATATCTGAACCAACTCGAGAAATACCCCTACCTACCCTATTCTTGGGAACTGCCGGACCCCGTCCCCGAAGATCTGCTGCTTCCATTTGGCGAATTTATTACCAAATATTCACTGGAGAATATTGCCTACCTTGTAGGCATGTGGGGAGCCGGCAACGGCAACATCCTGAACCAGACCACCATCTACGTGCTGAAGACTATCAACAAAGATTATATCTCGGGCATTCAAGGGACCGACGTCATGGCCGATGATAACCACGCCATCTACGCCGCGATGGAAAAACATCTTGGATCTAACGCCCTCTTGTCGTCAACGGTGGTGGCAGCGAGCCGACCCGCGAACGGCTCGGAGATGAAACTGACGATAAGCATGCCCTCGGGAGACAAACTCATTGTGGCCAAGAAACTCCTCGTGACAATGCCCCAAACGCCGAGCAATATGGTCCCTCTGAGCCTCGATACCACCGAGAGGGCTGTGTTCGACCAATTTGGCTACAATGCTTTATACGTGGGCCTGGTGAACAACACCGGACTAGGAGCCTTTGTCGACACTATGGGGGTTAATTTCAGCAACCCCTACAACTTGCCTGGCCCTGCAGGTCTCATATACCTGCAGTCGACATCCGCGGAGGGCGTCTTTCGGATCTGGTACAATGCAGAGACTGACGTCTCTGAGGATACAGTGAAAGCGGAATCGCTGGCAGCTATCAAGCGTCTGACGGGCGAGACGGCCGATTTCCTCGTTTTTGGGAATCACACTCCATATCAGCTATCGGTTTCTGGTGATGCAATTAGAAAGGGCTTCTACAACAGCCTAAATGCCCTTCAGGGACACCGAAACACTTGGTATACCGGTGCGGCATTTTTGGCCCACCACACAGCCTCGTTGTGGAATTATACCGAGACTCTATTGCCCGATATGCTTGCTGCATAA
- a CDS encoding uncharacterized protein (COG:S;~EggNog:ENOG410PKJT;~TransMembrane:2 (i183-202o208-228i);~antiSMASH:Cluster_8.1), producing MIITPRFHLLELGDQPWCPEWLREYSHMARNQMWRTRAPGTKDSPAVQVCDLLLHHLPNLASFTFIDSCAGGGGPIPIMEATLNAKLKQRGEGPVQFILTDLYPSLEKWATMAKRSAHISYIDGPVDATRAPRLAAPGKKECRIFNLCFHHFDEPEAATVLRSAAREADAFVIFEMTNRTLSAFLNTTFIVLSPFLTTYLWFSHSPLHLFFTYLVPLVQLFFAVDGYVSCIRGRTPEEITQLIKKQSDLDLTGWDIKSGEEMMLPPFGKMYWYMGVKK from the exons ATGATCATCACCCCTCGATTCCACCTGCTCGAGCTCGGCGATCAGCCATGGTGTCCCGAATGGCTGCGCGAATATTCGCACATGGCTCGCAATCAGATGTGGAGGACCAGGGCCCCTGGAACCAAAGACTCGCCGGCCGTGCAAGTCTGCGATCTGCTCCTCCACCATCTCCCCAACTTGGCCTCCTTCACCTTCATTGACTCTTGTGCGGGCGGTGGAGGCCCCATTCCCATTATGGAGGCCACCTTGAATGCCAAACTCAAGCAACGAGGCGAAGGGCCGGTGCAATTCATCCTCACCGACCTCTACCCTTCGCTGGAGAAATGGGCCACCATGGCAAAACGTAGTGCTCATATCTCTTACATCGACGGGCCGGTGGATGCCACTCGTGCCCCGCGACTGGCTGCGCCGGGCAAGAAAGAATGTCGAATCTTCAACCTGTGCTTCCATCATTTCGACGAGCCAGAGGCCGCCACGGTGCTGCGAAGTGCTGCCCGAGAGGCTGATGCCTTTGT GATCTTTGAAATGACCAATCGCACCCTTTCGGCCTTCCTCAACACCACCTTCATTGTCTTGTCACCGTTTTTGACGACCTACCTGTGGTTCAGTCACTCGCCTCTCCACCTGTTTTTCACCTACCTCGTTCCATTGGTTCAGTTGTTTTTTGCCGTAGACGGCTACGTGTCGTGTATACGCGGACGGACGCCAGAGGAAATCACGCAGTTGATCAAGAAACAGTCAGATCTGGATCTCACCGGATGGGATATCAAAAGTGGTGAGGAGATGATGTTGCCTCCATTCGGAAAGATGTATTGGTATATGGGGGTCAAGAAGTAG
- a CDS encoding putative MFS transporter (COG:G;~EggNog:ENOG410QDYC;~InterPro:IPR011701,IPR036259;~PFAM:PF07690;~TransMembrane:11 (o67-89i110-129o135-155i195-218o224-243i302-323o343-366i387-408o414-440i452-470o482-503i);~antiSMASH:Cluster_8.1;~go_function: GO:0022857 - transmembrane transporter activity [Evidence IEA];~go_process: GO:0055085 - transmembrane transport [Evidence IEA]) → MEIEGSLKASHEAAGDGSMVVNLDSFAPIPGNRTGPKLAADGHTILIPQPRDDASDPLNWSAFKKHAILLCIAFGSFAGDFGMAIGIPAGTLQSEEWRVSASVVNEPNNLAVLMIGISSLLWVPLLSSWGRAPVLFWSTVMGLFFTLGCLLAPNFHTYYAMRALQGLTQGTGSSIGLQLIQDMFFFHEHSRKIGLWYGIFLVSPFAGPMFGNFMVAGLGAWRPLFWLVFAWSACLTAMIVVFADESFYNREIADEKQPNRPMHTVARLSRVVGWWQLEHHRDYYSPILPSYLRLFKVALQPIVLLVVLAYSLLFMWSIGINQSSALLLELPQASGGYGMSARAIGYIYFSPVVSVFLGWWAGHFLNDYATVQYTKRHQGRFVPEAQLWVAYLAALVMIPGIVLVGITLQRHLHWVGILFGWGMFQGGVMIVSVVMAAYGLNCCPASSGEVSAFLNLGRAVCGFVVGYFQQPWGLKEGYDVSFGLQAVVTVVGFLAVGCIQAFGARLRRVSLCMGSP, encoded by the exons ATGGAAATTGAAGGGTCCCTGAAAGCAAGCCATGAGGCTGCGGGTGATGGCAGCATGGTGGTCAATTTGGACAGTTTCGCCCCCATCCCAGGCAACAGGACGGGGCCGAAACTTGCTGCAGATGGTCAT ACCATCCTCATTCCCCAACCGAGGGACGACGCGAGCGATCCGCTCAACTGGAGCGCGTTCAAGAAGCACGCTATCCTGCTCTGCATTGCCTTTGGTTCCTTTGCAGGAGACTTTGGCATGGCAATTGGGATTCCTGCCGGCACTTTGCAGAGCGAGGAATGGAGGGTGTCGGCCTCGGTAGTTAACGAACCCAACAATCTCGCCGTTCTGATGATCGGTATTTCATCATTGCTCTGGGTTCCACTCCTCTCCTCCTGGGGTCGTGCGCCCGTTCTCTTCTGGAGCACTGTGATGGGCCTTTTTTTCACCCTCGGATGTCTTCTGGCACCGAACTTCCATACCTACTATGCCATGCGTGCCTTGCAGGGCCTCACCCAAGGTACTGGGTCGTCCATCGGGCTGCAGCTCATTCAGGACATGTTTTTCTTCCATGAACACTCCCGCAAGATCGGTCTTTGGTATGGTATTTTCCTGGTCTCGCCATTTGCAGGGCCCATGTTTGGCAACTTCATGGTGGCAGGACTGGGCGCATGGAGACCTTTGTTCTGGCTGGTCTTTGCTTGGTCGGCCTGTCTCACAGCTATGATCGTGGTGTTTGCCGATGAATCTTTCTACAATCGTGAAATCGCAGATGAGAAGCAACCCAACCGCCCTATGCACACTGTGGCGCGCCTCTCGCGCGTGGTGGGCTGGTGGCAGCTTGAACATCACCGAGACTACTACAGCCCCATTCTTCCTTCTTACCTTCGCCTCTTCAAGGTTGCCCTTCAGCCTATCGTTCTTCTTGTGGTATTAGCCTACAGCCTTCTTTTTATGTGGAGTATTGGCATTAACCAGAGCTCCGCTCTGCTGCTAGAACTTCCTCAAGCGTCTGGGGGGTACGGCATGTCGGCACGAGCAATTGGCTACATCTACTTCAGTCCGGTTGTGTCGGTCTTTCTGGGGTGGTGGGCAGGTCATTTTCTCAACGACTATGCAACGGTGCAGTACACGAAGCGACACCAGGGACGATTCGTTCCCGAGGCCCAGCTGTGGGTTGCCTACTTGGCGGCTTTGGTGATGATCCCCGGCATTGTCTTGGTCGGGATCACGCTGCAGCGACATCTCCACTGGGTTGGAATTTTGTTTGGCTGGGGCATGTTCCAGGGTGGAGTGATGATCGTGTCGGTAGTCATGGCCGCCTACGGACTGAACTGCTGTCCTGCTTCGTCTGGAGAAGTCTCGGCCTTCCTAAACCTGGGCCGGGCAGTATGCGGATTCGTTGTAGGCTACTTCCAGCAGCCCTGGGGCCTCAAAGAGGGATACGATGTCTCGTTTGGCCTTCAGGCAGTGGTCACAGTGGTGGGATTTCTCGCTGTGGGATGCATCCAGGCTTTTGGTGCCAGACTTCGGCGAGTGTCCTTGTGCATGGGCTCTCCATAG